A genome region from Sphingobacteriaceae bacterium GW460-11-11-14-LB5 includes the following:
- a CDS encoding alpha/beta hydrolase — protein MLKNLLFLVFLLAAANTFAQDTLKFENALTVASGTRYGREATYTDLLAWQMANGKLEKPTENVAFSAGKDGQKVLWKAIKADANGRFSAFSRRSFQTTNNPFLNPGSIDRGSDYIYITYTSPTEQTAILNVIGGNSLFFNGTPHMGDPYASGYMNIPVQLKKGVNELFVRGASILPMIIVNAKKLLLHTDDVTLPSIVLNQANGVLKGALTVSNSSLKDFNDLHIKTVLNGKQQEIAISRVAKLSMRKVIFELDASAISTPGNYNLEIQLLQNKTSVDQKTIVIEALANSSTHKQTFISKIDGSLQYFAVTPQLNGWKPNSALFLSVHGAGVEAIGQAKAYKSKDWGTVVAATNRRPRGFNWEDWGRQDALEVLALAKDQFKPSDKQIYLTGHSMGGHGTWFLGATYPDKWAAIAPAAGYASLKDYGSADGKIPDSSKNIVERMLLRAGNQSDVPKLATNYTPLGVYILHGDADKVVPVSYARQMKKLLSGFHADFSYYEYPGGEHWFGDQSVDWPPIFNFFKWHTIATDSAVNRIDFTTSSPGISATYRWATIYQQTQPLQYSRIMLTRDRKLSSIVGKTENVALLKLALTDFGAKTPVKITLDSLTVINYTTQSVNDTLFLEKNNEAWQIITKIDKRDKNPLRYGTFKEAFNHKMVFVVGTKGSAEANQANLNKAKYDAESWYYRGNGAIDIIMDKEFSASKYQGRNIILYGNSENNTAWKTLLKDCPIQVSNSQITTGQGSWKGDDLAAYYIWPQQDNKLLIGVVASTGVTGMKAAYANQYFAGGSGFPDFMIFSSELPKEGSKGIKLAGFYNNKWQFDEKNTAKP, from the coding sequence ATGCTAAAAAACTTACTTTTTCTAGTGTTCTTACTTGCTGCAGCAAACACCTTTGCACAAGATACCCTTAAATTTGAAAATGCATTAACGGTAGCCAGCGGAACCCGCTATGGCCGTGAAGCCACTTATACCGATTTGCTGGCCTGGCAAATGGCTAATGGAAAATTAGAAAAGCCAACCGAAAACGTAGCATTTTCAGCAGGTAAAGATGGACAAAAAGTATTGTGGAAAGCTATTAAAGCAGATGCTAACGGGCGTTTTAGTGCATTTTCGAGGAGATCTTTTCAAACAACAAATAATCCTTTCCTCAATCCGGGCAGTATAGATAGAGGTTCTGATTATATCTACATAACTTATACCTCTCCTACAGAACAAACCGCCATTTTAAATGTAATTGGTGGTAATAGTTTGTTTTTCAATGGTACACCGCACATGGGCGACCCTTATGCATCAGGTTACATGAATATTCCGGTTCAATTAAAAAAAGGGGTAAACGAACTTTTTGTAAGAGGTGCCAGTATCTTGCCCATGATTATTGTCAACGCTAAAAAATTACTCCTCCACACAGATGATGTGACCTTGCCCAGCATTGTGCTCAATCAGGCAAATGGTGTGCTGAAGGGGGCATTAACGGTAAGTAATTCTTCTTTAAAAGATTTTAACGATTTGCATATCAAAACCGTTTTAAATGGCAAACAGCAGGAAATAGCCATTTCGCGCGTTGCAAAACTGAGCATGCGGAAAGTAATTTTTGAATTAGATGCAAGCGCCATAAGCACACCAGGTAATTATAACCTCGAAATACAACTGTTGCAGAACAAAACAAGTGTTGATCAGAAAACGATTGTAATTGAAGCTTTGGCCAATTCATCAACCCATAAACAGACTTTTATCAGCAAAATTGATGGCAGCTTGCAGTATTTCGCGGTTACCCCGCAACTTAACGGCTGGAAACCAAATTCAGCATTATTTCTGTCGGTACATGGCGCTGGTGTAGAAGCCATTGGTCAGGCAAAAGCTTATAAATCTAAAGATTGGGGAACAGTAGTGGCGGCCACTAACCGCAGGCCACGTGGTTTTAATTGGGAAGACTGGGGTCGCCAGGACGCTTTAGAAGTGTTGGCATTGGCTAAAGATCAGTTTAAACCAAGTGATAAACAGATTTACCTCACGGGTCATTCTATGGGTGGGCACGGCACCTGGTTTTTAGGAGCCACTTATCCCGATAAATGGGCGGCTATTGCACCTGCTGCAGGTTATGCTTCGCTAAAAGATTATGGTTCTGCCGATGGTAAAATTCCGGATAGCAGTAAAAATATAGTGGAAAGAATGCTGTTAAGAGCGGGTAATCAAAGCGATGTTCCGAAACTGGCAACCAATTATACCCCATTAGGTGTTTATATTTTGCATGGCGATGCCGATAAGGTCGTTCCTGTTAGTTACGCCAGACAAATGAAGAAATTGCTTTCAGGCTTCCATGCCGATTTTAGTTATTACGAATATCCCGGAGGTGAACACTGGTTTGGCGATCAAAGTGTAGATTGGCCACCTATTTTTAATTTTTTTAAGTGGCATACTATTGCTACCGATTCGGCGGTAAACCGCATTGATTTTACAACATCAAGTCCTGGGATTTCGGCTACTTATCGCTGGGCCACTATTTATCAGCAAACGCAGCCTTTACAATATAGCCGCATCATGTTAACGCGAGACAGGAAGTTATCAAGCATTGTGGGTAAAACTGAAAATGTTGCCCTTTTAAAATTGGCTTTAACCGATTTTGGTGCAAAAACACCTGTGAAAATTACTTTAGATAGCTTAACCGTAATTAATTATACCACACAAAGTGTTAATGATACCCTGTTTTTAGAGAAAAATAACGAGGCATGGCAAATTATTACCAAAATTGATAAAAGAGATAAAAACCCGTTGCGGTATGGCACTTTTAAAGAAGCATTTAATCATAAAATGGTTTTTGTAGTGGGCACAAAAGGCAGTGCTGAAGCCAATCAGGCTAATTTAAATAAAGCCAAATACGATGCTGAAAGTTGGTATTACCGTGGTAACGGCGCAATTGATATCATCATGGATAAAGAATTTTCGGCATCAAAATACCAGGGGCGTAATATTATTTTGTACGGAAATTCCGAAAATAATACAGCCTGGAAAACCTTACTGAAAGATTGCCCGATACAGGTAAGCAATTCGCAAATAACCACAGGACAAGGCAGCTGGAAAGGAGATGATTTAGCAGCATATTACATTTGGCCACAACAGGATAACAAATTATTAATCGGCGTAGTGGCCAGCACCGGAGTAACCGGCATGAAAGCTGCTTATGCCAACCAGTATTTTGCCGGCGGCAGCGGTTTCCCTGATTTTATGATATTTTCGTCTGAGTTACCTAAAGAAGGAAGTAAAGGCATTAAGCTGGCTGGTTTTTACAATAATAAATGGCAGTTTGACGAAAAAAATACCGCTAAACCTTAG